The DNA segment TCGATAAAGCTAATGCCGTATTAGCCGCTACCTCAGAGGTGCCTTCTCCACTAGTAGCAGCGGTGATACAAATGATCTTACATTTATGTTGATTACATACGTATTGTAAATTGCTGCGCAATGTACGATATGCTTCTACAAGTGGTGTATCACCACGCTCATTAGAAATTAGTCTAATCATATTAACCTCTCACTTTACGCCACAATGCTACAACACGATTACTTGGTTCTTCATATTCCTTTTCTTCATGATTTGGAATGACACCTAAGTTTTCAATACCAAGAATCTCATTGATTTCTTGTACGGATTGAACCTTGCGATTACAGAAGAACTGACCCAATGTGTAAAGGCAACCAAGAATAATTCCTAAAATTGCAGAGCCTAATAAAATAAGTACTTTACGAGGAGCAATAGCTTTTTCTGGCAATGTAGGAGCATCTACGATTTGCACTTCATTTGGCACCATTACTTCTGCTACCTTGGCTTCTTCTAAGCGTTTAGATAGCATTTCGTAAATATCTTGTGCTACATCTACATCACGTTTGGCTTGAATATAACCACGTTCTTTTTCTGGTAAGTTTTTCATAGCCTCTTCGTTTTCTTTATCAAGTTCAGCCAATGTAGACTCTTTGCCTTGTGCTACGGCTAAAGCCGCTTCATTTCTGAATTTATCGGCCAACAAACCTTGTTGAGCAGAATTGCTAGATGGTGCTTGTTGGGTTGCAATAGCATTAATCTCAGCATTTAAGCCGCTTTTTGCTTCTTCAATTTGTTGGTTAAGTTCTTTCATCGCAGGATGCTCATCAGTATATTTGCCAACATAGGAGGCCTTACGAGATTCTAAATCGGCTAGTTGCCCTTTATAAGCCTGAACGGTAGCACTGTCAGCAATACTTTTACCAGCAGAACCTAATTGCTCATTAATACTGCCCAACGCTGCTTGCGCTGTTTCTAAATCAAGTTGATTTTGAGCTTTCTCACGATCGATAAGGGTAATCTTATCCGTTAATCCCTTCATTTGATCTGCGGTGGAGTAAACCTTATTATCCACTTGGAATTGTTGCAATTTCTTTTCTGCTTGCTCCAATTCTTCTTTTGCAGTTACTACGCGTTTTTGCAAGAACTCACGTGTCGTCCGTTGCTCAACATGTGAAATGTCTGCTAAGCGCTTTAAGAATGTATCAATTAATAATTGATTAGCCTCTTGTGCTTGTTCTGGACTTTTACCTGTGACACTAACTTGTAATAATTCAGTTTCTTTATATGGTTTTGTTTCGATACGCGTTTTAACAAACTCTTCGTATGTAGGTGCTTTACCTGTTCCCTCTGGATCTTCAATAGCGGAAATAACAGGTTCTACAACATTACGACTCTTTAAAATTTCTGCATCTGTATTCATCAATTGACGTGCCATAGAATCAGAATAACCATTAGCACTTGATAATACAGAGTTACTTAAACCTTGAGATTGTTTAATGCGCAACATAGATGTAGATTGATAGGTAGATGGTGCTAACAGGCTATATGCACCACCTAATACAATACAAGCAACCATTACATTGATAATTTTACGGCGCCGTTTAACGAGGACTCTACCGACCTCTTTTAAATCAATAATTTGTTCCACCCATATACCCCTTTCTGTGAAAGTTTACAAACAACAGGGTCTCTCCCTTTTAGGAATATGTACTGTATATCTCCCTCTCACGTAGATTACAGTTTTGAATAAATGATTATAATTAAATTGTTATACATTATGATTTGGATGATATGTTGGGACGATATCTTGTAATACATTGATTACATCCAAATCAGATTTACACGTTTCAAAGCGCTCGATTTCACCACTTAACCATTCTTGGTCTACATCTTCTAATGCAGCTTCAAAAATCTTCTTATGTGTAGTTGTGTTAGTGCCTTCTTCAGCAGTTAATAATTCTTCATATAGCTTTTCACCTGGACGTAAGCCAGTAAATTCAATACGAATATCTTTATCAGGCTCATATCCAGAAAGACGAATCATATTCTTTGCTAAATCAACAATTTTCACTGGTTCACCCATATCTAATAAGAACACTTCACCACCATTCCCCATAGCACCAGCTTGTAAAACAAGTTGGCTTGCTTCTGGAATAGTCATAAAGTAACGAGTCATTTCGGGATCTGTAACAGTTACAGGGCCGCCAGCTTCAATTTGTTTACGGAATAATGGAATAACAGAACCTCGACTACCAAGAACATTACCAAAGCGAACGGTAATAAACTTTGTATCGTACTTATGATTCATACCAAGTACAACCTTTTCTGCCACTCGCTTCGTAGCACCCATGACACTTGTTGGATTTACCGCCTTGTCTGTGGAAATCATAACAAAACGTTCAACACCATGTGCGCCTGCTACATCTGCTACATTACGAGTACCATAAATATTATTTAGCACCGCTGCAATTGGTTGGATTTCCATAAGTGGTACATGTTTGTGAGCTGCTGCATGGAACACTACATCTGGTTCATAGTCAGTAAAAATTTGGTCTAACTGATTTTTATCTCGAATATCAGCAATAATGGGAACCAAAGTCCCTTCAGGTACAATGGATCGCAACTCTTGGTGAATAAGATAAATACTATTTTCACCATGTCCTAGTAACAATAGTTTTTTAGGTTTTACCCGCAGTACTTGACGACAGATTTCAGAACCAATAGAACCACCTGCACCAGTAACAAGAACTACTTTATCCTTAAGATATGGTTCCACCTTAGATGTATCGAGATGAATTTCATCACGCTCTAATAAATCCTCGATAGAAACAGGATGAAGATGAGATACAAGGACTTCGTCATCTAGTAACTGGTACATCCCCGGCAATGTATTAATCTTACATTTAAGAGGAGAGCAGATTTCCATAATCTCACGAATGACATCACGCTTTACAGATGGCATGGCAATGATAATTTCTTCAACCTTATATCTTGCTACAAGCATTGGAATATCTTCACGATTCCCTAAAATTCTAAAGCCATTCATAAGACGATTATGTTTAAACATATCATCATCAACAAAACCAATGATTCTTCGAGACCGCTTATGATAACGTTCGATTTCACGAGCTATCGTCGCACCGGCATCACCAGCACCTATAATGAGTGTATTTACTTGGCCACTTTCACCATCGTCCCCATTACTATAATGAAGTGCCACATAATGAAGTAACATACGGCCCATACCAACGGTACCGGTAGTTAAAAACCATGTAATAAAATAGATAGAACGCGGTAAAGATTTGTCAAAAGCAAACATAGAGGAATAAAAGATTGCTGTACCAATAGTTGTAGCTACAAAAACAGCTAGAACCTCTCTCATCCCTGCATAACGCCATATGCGCGTATATAGGTGCATAACCAAGAACATCAACATATATGAAACCAATAATAATGGCAATGCGTCTACCATTTGATCAATATATCGAGGTTCTATATAACCATCAAATCTAATAAATAAACTGATAAATGCAACAATAACAATCGTCGCAATATCGGCAATAAACAGTATGGCTGGTAATAAATATGAACGCAAAAGAACGCCCCCTTATATGTGAGATAAATCCTATCCTTAATCTTTACCGATTCGAGATACCATGTATGCGCCGGTCAAGATTGGAGCAATATCACGAGCAAAGTTAATACGACTGTTTTTAGTTAAGTAAAGAACATCGCCCTCTCTCATAATATAGTTTTCAGACATATCTCCAGTTTGTAAGATACGATTTAGATTAATTGGGATTGGTTTTTCTGGATTATCTTGATGAATTAAATAAATTTTCTTCTTCGCTGTATCCCAGTTAAAGCTACCAGCAGCACCAATAGCATCGATAACAGTACTAGACTTAGTCAATGTATAGGCACCAGGTTTGTTAATCTCACCGAATACATACACACGAACACCACCAAGTTTCGTAACATTTACAGTAATATCTGGATTAATAATGTAACGAGATAGACCTTGCTGCAATTGAGCCGTAAACTCATCGACGGTTAATCCATCCGCTTTTACTGGTCCCACCATAGGAAATGATACATATCCATCAGGACGGACAGTGTACATAATGTCGTTCCCATTACGTGTACCAAGATCCGCTTGTTGTACAACTTGAATGGTTAGTTCATCACCTTGACGCAAGCGATACTCTTTATCAGAGCTCACAACGGATGCACTTGTTTCTA comes from the Veillonella dispar genome and includes:
- a CDS encoding polysaccharide biosynthesis/export family protein, whose amino-acid sequence is MNKKQYMMMAAFLCATTTSMAASVNVTTEQSYNAKALQTEGHAPLETSASVVSSDKEYRLRQGDELTIQVVQQADLGTRNGNDIMYTVRPDGYVSFPMVGPVKADGLTVDEFTAQLQQGLSRYIINPDITVNVTKLGGVRVYVFGEINKPGAYTLTKSSTVIDAIGAAGSFNWDTAKKKIYLIHQDNPEKPIPINLNRILQTGDMSENYIMREGDVLYLTKNSRINFARDIAPILTGAYMVSRIGKD
- a CDS encoding GumC family protein yields the protein MEQIIDLKEVGRVLVKRRRKIINVMVACIVLGGAYSLLAPSTYQSTSMLRIKQSQGLSNSVLSSANGYSDSMARQLMNTDAEILKSRNVVEPVISAIEDPEGTGKAPTYEEFVKTRIETKPYKETELLQVSVTGKSPEQAQEANQLLIDTFLKRLADISHVEQRTTREFLQKRVVTAKEELEQAEKKLQQFQVDNKVYSTADQMKGLTDKITLIDREKAQNQLDLETAQAALGSINEQLGSAGKSIADSATVQAYKGQLADLESRKASYVGKYTDEHPAMKELNQQIEEAKSGLNAEINAIATQQAPSSNSAQQGLLADKFRNEAALAVAQGKESTLAELDKENEEAMKNLPEKERGYIQAKRDVDVAQDIYEMLSKRLEEAKVAEVMVPNEVQIVDAPTLPEKAIAPRKVLILLGSAILGIILGCLYTLGQFFCNRKVQSVQEINEILGIENLGVIPNHEEKEYEEPSNRVVALWRKVRG
- a CDS encoding polysaccharide biosynthesis protein; the protein is MRSYLLPAILFIADIATIVIVAFISLFIRFDGYIEPRYIDQMVDALPLLLVSYMLMFLVMHLYTRIWRYAGMREVLAVFVATTIGTAIFYSSMFAFDKSLPRSIYFITWFLTTGTVGMGRMLLHYVALHYSNGDDGESGQVNTLIIGAGDAGATIAREIERYHKRSRRIIGFVDDDMFKHNRLMNGFRILGNREDIPMLVARYKVEEIIIAMPSVKRDVIREIMEICSPLKCKINTLPGMYQLLDDEVLVSHLHPVSIEDLLERDEIHLDTSKVEPYLKDKVVLVTGAGGSIGSEICRQVLRVKPKKLLLLGHGENSIYLIHQELRSIVPEGTLVPIIADIRDKNQLDQIFTDYEPDVVFHAAAHKHVPLMEIQPIAAVLNNIYGTRNVADVAGAHGVERFVMISTDKAVNPTSVMGATKRVAEKVVLGMNHKYDTKFITVRFGNVLGSRGSVIPLFRKQIEAGGPVTVTDPEMTRYFMTIPEASQLVLQAGAMGNGGEVFLLDMGEPVKIVDLAKNMIRLSGYEPDKDIRIEFTGLRPGEKLYEELLTAEEGTNTTTHKKIFEAALEDVDQEWLSGEIERFETCKSDLDVINVLQDIVPTYHPNHNV